The stretch of DNA TTTCCGCATCCTGGAAACTTTTTCATTCAACCATGAAGGAAAGATTCAGCAAAGGTTTTTATATCCAAGATCGGGCTCATGTTTTCATGAACCACTTTGGGGTCGAAACATTCAACTTTACATTGAGTGGGCCAGAAAAAATCGACCAGTGGAAAATGTCAAAAACAGGACCTGAATTCAAAAACGTATACAAAATCCTCGTTACCCAAACTTATAAAGGAAAATACGGAAACTTTGACCTCGAACAAGAGGTCTTTGCTGTACAAGAAAAAGATGAGTGGAGAATACTTTGGGATTATAATCAGTAGCTTTTGTAATGGTGATACTCAAACGGTGACAGGCACCGCCCGTGGACAAATCGACCATTTTGTCCACGCGGGGTGGACAGTCAGTAAACTAAGCGATGGTGGGGAAAGGTTGACGTGTGGGGTTGATTTGGGTATAATTATCTTGAATTCGAGATAATTATTCACGCATGATATTGTATTGAAGTTCGGTTAGGAGGCTATTCAATGGAGTTGTTAGGTTTACACCATGTTTCGATACTAACGGGTAAGGCTGAGAGGAACTTTCAATTTTATACAAAGATTTTAGGTTTGAGATTGGTAAAGAAAACGGTGAATCAGGATAACACCGAGTCTTATCATTTGTTTTATGGTGATGCAAAGGGAAGTCCAGGGACGGAGATTACGTTCTTTGATATTCCTGGATTGGGTCATACCTATCCTGGGGTCGGAAGTATTTCGTCCACCTCACTTCGAGTTAAAGATACTATTGCACTCCAATATTGGGTGGAACGTTTTAAGCAGTTTAATATTCAGCACGGTCAGATTGAGAAACGGAATAATCGTGATTCTTTGGCCTTTCAGGATTTTGAGGGAACACGTTTAGTTTTAGTGGCCGATAATGGTGAAGAGGGAGTACGTCCAGGTATACCTTGGGATAAAAGTCATGTCCCCGTTGAAAATGCCATCATTGGGTTGGGCCCAGTTACCTTAACTGTCGCAGTACCTGACAAAACGGTTAATGTTTTAACGGATGTGATGGGCTTTAAACCGGCAGGCACTTATCCGTCGCTTGCTGGGGATTTCCCACCTATTCAAGTATTTACAACAGGTGAGGGCGGGCCAGGTGCGGAGGTGCATATCGAGACCAGACCAGATTTACCGAGGGTGCGTGCTGGCCGTGGCAGTGTTCATCACGTTGCATTTCGCGTTCCGAATGAGGAAGAATATGAATATTGGGCACAGCGAATTGCTTCATCGGGCCTAATGAATTCAGGTAAAGTGGAGCGCTACTATTTCAAGGCTCTTTATTTCAGAGAACCGAATCATATCCTTTTCGAATTATCAACCGATACACCTGGGTTTGATGTGGACGAGCCCGTTGAAACATTAGGGGAAAAGCTTGCACTCCCACCATTCTTGGAGCCCCGCAGGGCAGACATTGAGGCTAAGTTAAGACCATTAGATTTAGAAAAATAAACTTTTTTATGGGAGACAAGGTCTGGTGCCTTGTCTTTTTGTTGGCACAACCTTCTCAATGTATTAATCTATAGAAAAATCCACTAGTTAAGTTTTAAAAAAAATTTTTTAAAAATTCTCCAACACTTTTCTTTCCTCAATCGTTATCTACATGAAAGCGGCTAAAACAATGAAATTTCTCAACGCATTACAATGAATTCCTTGAAAAATAAAAATGAATAAAAGTGAGTGATCCATGTGAACGTGGGAGTGAGTGATTTATATGAAAAACTAAAAGATGATTTGTTCCGCTTTGCGAAATCCATTGCTAGACATGGGCAGGAAGCGAATGACCTAGTTCAGGACGCAATGGTAAAATCGCTTAACGAACCACAGCTTCTTGGTTTACCAGACTATAAACAGCGGGCCTGGTTTTTCCGAGTCATGAAAAACAGGCTGATTGATGATCGGCGAAAAGAGCAGCGGCTGACACAATGGGAGGAAGACCTTGATTTTTCCATCCAAGAGGCTGGTGTCAGTCACTTGGAAGTAACAGAGTTACTTTCTCACCTGCCACAGGAATTAAGTGATCTTATTTTTAAAAGATATTGGTTGGGGCTTTCAAGTCAGGAAATCGGTGAGCAGTTAAAGATTCCCGCGTCTACTGTTCGCTACAAGCTTCATCTTGCAATCAAGAAGTTAAGAACGATTTTGGAGGAGGAAAAATAATGAGTCAACGAATTGGAAATGTAGGATTATTAAATTTGGTGAATGCAACGGAAGAAAGTATTAAAGGTGTAGAACGGATAGAGAACGTAGGACTCGTACTCTATGGAAAAGAAAATGCACATCTTTTAACAAAGTTAAATATCGGTAATATCGGATCGAGTCTAGAGATTCCAGTTGGTTACCGTCTTTTTAATGGGGTTTTTACACTTGATCACAACTATCTTTCTTCGATTGTCGAACCGGTGTTTCTGCTGGTAAACGGCGTTGTGATTATTGATAAAAATGTTCAGGCAGACCAGGTCCAATCCGGGCAATTAAATTTGGTTGTAAACGGTACAGTCTATAGTCCTTCACATCTGTCGGGTGTTGCAGGTAAATTGCTTTCAAAGGGCACTGGAGCAGTTGAAACCTATCACGGTGCGCCGCCAAGGTTAGAAAATGGTAAATTCACATTGACAAACTCTTTCTTACAATCAGTAGAGGAACCATTATACTTAGTGGTTAATGGGCTACTTACATTTGCACAGGATCTTAATCTCGACCAGTTTAATGAGAAAATCAACAAGTTGGAGGTAAATGGAAAAATATCGCTCCATGAAAATCAAGAAGTGTATTTATATAAAAAGGTATCTTCTTTAACAACTTGTATAGTAGAAGTGATTCCTGAAGGGTATGAAGTCTTGGCAAAACCGCTTCGCTTAAATGCCCGTTCCATTCGCCGTTTCCAAAAGAAAAAATGGTATACAAATAAACCTGTCATTATCGAGAGTGACGTTTCAAGAGAAATGTTAACGAAAGCAGTCGAAAAAATCTACTCTACTTCCGTCATCATTTGCCCCGAAGAAATCGAAGACCTAGTCTATGAACGTTTAAGTCTAATGGAAACAGAAGTATTGCCTTACGAAAATAATTTTATCTTGATTGATGGGGAAGAAGTGTGGACGAACGACCAATTCCTCGCCTTAGATCAGCCGGTTACCTTGATTGTCAATGGACAGCTCATTCTTGATGGCGATGTAAGTGAAGAGGCACTTCGATCCAAAGTTTCAACGTTAGACGTTCTGGGTGAAGTTATTGTTCGGGAAAAGAAATTTAAAGGCATCCTTCAAAATGTCATTCGATTAAATACAGGTACAATAGAAGTAGAAAAAGGAAAAGAAGAAACCGGAAATACACTCCAAAACATAGGAGAACTATCATTATAAAACTACCCAAATCAACAGTGGACAGCCAAACAAAACCCCAAGCGAAAGATCTCGCTTGGGGTTTTTCTTTTGAGAAGTAGCGGTGCCTGTCACCATTTATAAATCACTGTATATTTATCTACGATGAAGTGTCCACCCTCGGTGGAAAGTGTCCACGAGTGGTGCCTGTCACCAATTTTTCTACGCTAACCCTGCCCGAGAAGAAGGTTGCTCCGCCGCCCATGTCGGCGATTCTGTCTGGT from Neobacillus sp. CF12 encodes:
- a CDS encoding ring-cleaving dioxygenase — encoded protein: MELLGLHHVSILTGKAERNFQFYTKILGLRLVKKTVNQDNTESYHLFYGDAKGSPGTEITFFDIPGLGHTYPGVGSISSTSLRVKDTIALQYWVERFKQFNIQHGQIEKRNNRDSLAFQDFEGTRLVLVADNGEEGVRPGIPWDKSHVPVENAIIGLGPVTLTVAVPDKTVNVLTDVMGFKPAGTYPSLAGDFPPIQVFTTGEGGPGAEVHIETRPDLPRVRAGRGSVHHVAFRVPNEEEYEYWAQRIASSGLMNSGKVERYYFKALYFREPNHILFELSTDTPGFDVDEPVETLGEKLALPPFLEPRRADIEAKLRPLDLEK
- a CDS encoding RNA polymerase sigma factor → MNVGVSDLYEKLKDDLFRFAKSIARHGQEANDLVQDAMVKSLNEPQLLGLPDYKQRAWFFRVMKNRLIDDRRKEQRLTQWEEDLDFSIQEAGVSHLEVTELLSHLPQELSDLIFKRYWLGLSSQEIGEQLKIPASTVRYKLHLAIKKLRTILEEEK